The following nucleotide sequence is from Salvia miltiorrhiza cultivar Shanhuang (shh) chromosome 7, IMPLAD_Smil_shh, whole genome shotgun sequence.
ttgcttgggaattggcccggcttgtgctgtgccgccgcttggttggcaatctgaccaacttgattctctaacatctgtacctgcttagataatgctgagaaattattctccatgttagagattttatttccaacattcacctccatcccagtcatcttcatgagcatctgcttcatcatgtcctccatcgaatccttctttggctcattgatgactcccccactagaaacagaaaatcctggtggaggttgcacagcattgtttgggtttccataggaaagatttgggtgcggacgtgctcctggctgaaactgctgctgaccctgctgatatggctgacctctgttatacatccctggctgtccttgctgaaaattcccataatttctgtcattgatataattgacgtttcccaagcctgatgggtctatcacagcttgctcctgACGTCCAGCATTCAGTTCACCAATTTTtgcagtcagctctgccagctgtgtagccatcgctgcctgttgagtaaccatagctgccataggatcagaagtggacgcagctgcaaccttcttcaattgcatacgctcagatggccattggtagctcgtagaagccatactatcaataatgttccacgcttcagaactgcttttctgaAGTAGAgatccacctgcagctgtatccatgtgcatccgtgtacgctccccgcaggcattgtagaacattatcactagTGTGCCTTCATTAAATCCATGacctgggcactttctgagcttctcctgatatcgctcccacgtctccgctagcttctctccctcgtactgttgaaactgcacgatgtccatcttcaatttcaatgtaaggccaggcggatgaaattttcgtaggaacgcatgagctaagTCCCCCCACACAACATtatttcccagctgcagcgtatgataccacgacttcgccttatcccgcagtgaaaagggaaaaagacgaagacggataatgtcatcagggacaccattcatcttcaccgtgctacacagctccaggaaatgcgccaggtgcgcattagggtcttcggtcgcctgtccaccatattggctctgttgaaccatcgtgatcagacccgttttcagctcaaagttggtaGCGTTCacacgtgggggctcctggtatacatactgtggtatgaacgcttcattgatggctggttgtttcggagcctctctcgtctcctgtgcgtcaagcagcttcttcaactgctcttgcagagctcgaatttggatttgctctggagtagccatcgtattatCCTCAACTTGATTCTGTTGCTTCTTaagattgcgcaaggtcttgtcGATTTCAGGAttcaactcaaagagaggagtctcgtgagatcgtgtgttcatatgcaacctacagaaacgcAACTTATAAAagccagaaaataaaaataaaaacaaataaatcttgCAGTAATattaagtcctattggaaatattaaagtaaaatctaaacaatccccggcaacggcgccaaaaagttgatcactaattttattagcaacaaaaataccgcaactaacacggtgtaatcgtagtataaacagaaatcggatatcgtatccacagggattgtaacacgaaatcactttatctatttcctacacaaactttcacagtatgcaagtaaacaaatatgaaggcgaatattaaactaaaattaactaaataaaactaaagagcataaacACTATGATgattaactcaaataaaaggaaagctctgaccctagggatgtattttcactaatcaactatatgcattcaacctattgattcaattaccaattttaatccaaccctgatgaaagatcactatgttaatcacaagcgtctctaacgaccacctatgaatgtagattaattaatcccttttcgcattcaagactccaaggaataaattaactcccaatagcacataaagaatagcttcctatagcttcacttatcgcattcaagactcaaggctaacactatatcatgcattcctgaatcagctgaacaattatcgcattcaagactcaaactgaacagctagacatgtaaatcattgatcagataattcacaagagattaagcaccaggaatcatgaatcacaagttggagggcaaattgatatcaataaatcaaaaacacataattaatcagctatatacaaaccctaggttcagataaagaaaactagccagacataatgaaatcaaacataaacataattaaaaagaatgcaattgtaaaaactaaattaaataaaaactgaattaaaacgattgtagcggcttgaatcttcagtcttcatccaagccttgaaaactggaaagctaaaataatctaaagctatgaaactgagaaaataaagtttgggAACTAAAaagggaacccaaaataggtcaaaagaagacctatttatagtaccagggtaaaactacagagtttgagctcgaaaagacttcgaaaaacgcataaaaacgcAAAATAGCGGACTGGCGGCGACCCCCCCGGCGGGCACCCGGCGATCGCCGGCTCCTTTGTTGATTCTCCACTGCACGCGGCGGGCACCCGGCGGGCGCCGCtcgatcgccagccacgccgatttctcggcgggctgcgcggcggtcgccggctgggtcgccggctgtTGCCTTAAATTCCTTCAtcatccggcggtcgccggctgggtcgtcGGTTGATCGCCGAtgtttcgctgctgcgcgcgactttcttgttttggtcatcactttctcgtccgaactccgatttatgatccgtttgcgctcacgaactcgtatcgagacgatctacaacttctatttcagataagttttccaaattcgaactcaataaacctgaaatttccttgaAAGTTCGaataagaatcatgtttcaaaagataaagcaaattaagcataaaacaatcatccaacactcagtttcctataaaataacatcatatgaacactaaaaaccatggaaacaagAGTGTTATCAGAGGGGCGATTCATCTACAGACAAACGACGACAGAAGCTGGGCGATTCATCGGGACGAGATTCACAATCCGGAAGTGAGATATTTCATTCTCGACTAATTgcgatcatgagtgaggctaCCGGCCAAGGTAGTGTGATTCGAATCttagtaaatttttattttgggatACAATATTTTGATTCAGTGATTCATTAATTGAGGGTGGATGCCATTTTGGATTTTCAAGTGTTGTTCTACATTTTCCGGGAACCTGAGAGTGATGTTTATTTAACTTGTGTTGGCTGATTTTGGTGACCTCGCTATTTTGTAATAAACATCaagatatgtttttttttttcccaaaatcGTAAGATGCACAAGTGTTAATTCGAGGATAGtagattgtttttttttattcatttattttctccTTCAACATGATATTGCAGACAGTAGCGAGGGTGGTCGGTGCAAGACCTCGAAGTCCGATAAGACTCGGCGAAGCTGGACTCTGAAGGAGGAGGAGATTTTACTAGTGTCGCTTAAAGAACTCGTTGTCCAGGGTTGGAAGGCTGACAATGGGTTCCGAGCAGGCTATCTTAACAAACTAGAAGTGTCAATGCGTACCGCGTTTCCTGGCACTGATTTAAGAGGCATGCCCCATATCAATTCTAAAATCAGTGCTTGGAAGAAGAATCACAACTCGCTGAGAGATGCACTGAAGTTTAGTGGTGTGGGGTTTAATCTGAATGGGACTTTTATGCTTGACTGCAATAACGAGCAATGGGAAATGATTGTGCAGGTTAGTTATATATTGTGAATCCTTTGTGTTTATGAACCATATCTATATTACAGATAATTGGCTAACATTTGTTGCATTACCCTCAGCGTGATAATAATGCATCACGTATGCGATTCAAAAGTTGGCCAATGTTTGAGAGTTGGAAGGAAGTCTTCGGGAATGATCGTGCGACAGGTGATAATGCTGAGGATGTTATGGAGGCTGTTCATAAGATGTACCAGGCTGACAACCTTGCGAACGGCGGTATGGATGGCGCACCAACTCCCACATCCGCTGAAGACGCATCCACCGATGAGGCAGAGGACAGTGTTTGTCAAGTTCAGAAGGAACATGCAGCTGCTAAAACTAAGAACAAGAAGCGCAAGGCCACAGATGAGAATAACATGATGGCTGCTGTACTTAGAGAGATTGGGCATGAAACCGGCGGACGTCTTGGAGATCTAGCAACTCGTGTTGGCTACGAGTTTGATCTTGGAATGGCTAGGCAAACCGTCTTCGATCAACTTGGTAAGATCCCTGGGCTGGATATAAATGAGAAGTTTGATATCTGTGAAATTTTGGCCGATAAGGTGCAGCGTTTGGAGATCTTCATTGGGCTGCCGGATGAAGCTAAGCCGCATTATATTGCACGTCTCCTTCAGTCACGTAGAAGTGAAAACCGTTCCCACCCTAATGCTTAGTGGATCTTTGCTATCTTTTGTGAACTTGTTGAATCCGATTACTATATAGGATCCTAGTTCTATTTTGGTTATGCTTATTTGGTTTTCAGTTTGTAAATGGTTGCTACTTGATGCGTTTCGTTGTGCTAGATGATGATTGTAAATTCCATCTTCGAGGTTCTCTGTTCTACTATATGTGATTACATCATTTTGTAACTAACAACTCTTAATCATGTTATGCTTATGGAATCTAATATCATTCTGTTACTTCATATTCTGTTACTTATATTGTGATTAGTAGTTCTAATATCATTGTGTTACTTAATTGCTGCTTGTTACTTGATTGCTGCTAAACATCTACTTCTATATAAACCTTGTTTTCAGTTTGATTCTTGGGTGCTTCATTAAGAAAGTTCATTACTACTTTTCCCTTCCAAAATAGCTGATAAGGAGTAGCATAAGAAATGTAATAGATGGCTTCCTTTCATGAAGGTTTATGCTGATGTAGCAGAAAAAATTTCAGCTGCAAAATAGAAGATGTGTGAATTTATTATCATTCTAAGATAAATGGCATTGTATTTTCTACGAATTAATTTAACATATAGAGATATATACAAACtcattttaatttcttattcaGGTTGGTTGAAAAACTTGATTTTGGAAAACAAAAGCCTACATGAGAAAATGGAACTGCCGAATCAGTTTAGAACAGCAGCTATTTTAAAAAGTCTGGTGTTTCTTCAATGTCTCCTAAGATGTCATCTGCATtccacaataaaaaaaaagcaAATTCCATTGATACCTCCAAACTTACAAACAAACCATTAGTCATACTCCTAATAGACAACTTCTTAGATATAAGGCGCTACACATTCGAGTAACAGCAgctattttaaaacaaaaaggaaCATAATAGCCAAGCTTCGATAATAGGATTAACACctatttacaaataaaaaagaGAACATAATAGCCAAGCTTAAACCATGCGAAATAGAAGATGTCGCAGGCAGCACTACCATATCTATATTTTGACTAAAAAGGCGACGATGAGGCACACGAGCTCTCGCAAGGAAGGCGGCATTTGTCAACCGCATTCTTCCCCTCGGAGTTCGGGGCGTTGGCTGGTGCCTGATTTTCAGCAGGATAGTAACGTGGTATGATCCTACTTGGAAGTGCAACACTCGAGTTCGCATCATCAACTTCAAAATGTAGTTTCCTTACAACGCATTTCGGCGGTTGCGGGGCGGGTGAGTTCACCTCCGTATCCGGCGACGAGTCAATCAAGTTGATAGTAGTGATTTTTTTGGCCTCAGGAGAGTCGCTGATAAGGACTAACGTGTGAGATAGCTCGGACTTGATGTCGTGAGGCGCAAATAGCATGCACATATCATGAAACTCTGGCTCTCCAGCTCGCAGGTAAGCCTGTGCCAGCCAGGTCTCCTAATAAatcacaacatatatcaaaccATTGAGTGCTTATTTCTCCATATCAAAAATCGCAAATAAGTTGAATGCTGGTGGTTTCATACCTCAAAGATTTCCACCCAAACTTCATCAACAGCAATGATACGATTTGTCTCCATATCCCAATGCGTTTTAGGCATCATCATCAAGTCTTTGAAGCACCTGAAACGTTTCTCCAAGAAATCCAACCGTTGTGTCAGATCAAGGAGTCTGAATTTGGTACCAAGATCGTCGTTCACTTTCTCCAGCACTTCCACCAGTATGTGGTGGATCTTGTGTGGTAGCTTCGGCTCTCCAGCTTCATTCTTCGTCTCAAGTAGCCGGCGGATGAGATGTGCATCGTATGGTTGGGTCCATTTCACCGTATAGAGATAGTATTCTTGATCCGGAATGTGATCGAACGTCATGTTTACCCTCGACAAAGAAGTACTTTGTGGGTGCTTTGATGAGAATTTGGCTTTGATGCCTTAAACAATTGAGTATTCGATTTAAATAATATCCAAATTCAAGCAATTCTACCGGCTAGCTGAAGGGCCATGCATTCAATTCGGAGGTTGATGagattcattaattaaatcccATTGGGGTGCGCGAAACACAActgcaaattaattaattgattgacATATAACCTCCAACTCCCATTAGCAGAAAAGTTTGATTCACAATAAATTAGACAGGATTAATTTTCCAAATAAACCTGAAACATATAACCTCCAACTCCTATTAGCACCTGGCAGTCAAATAATATCCAAATTCAAGCAATTCTACCGGCATATAAACAACGACGAGTCAATCAAATTTATAAGCATTCCTTAGATATAATAGACAACTTCTTAGATAGCCAAATTTACAAGCATTGCTTAGTAATAATAGACATACTTGTTCGCGGACAAAAGTTATAAGCATACAAGCATTTCCTAGAAAAGTTTTCCAACAATGGCTCCAATAAAGACGAGCGCGACTGCCACAAATATGATGAGAATCATGCTATCCAAGTCACGGCGGCGAAGCGGCCTGTCCATTGCAGCGATATGCATTGCATTCCCAATCCCAGCTGGCGCATTATTTGGAGCGTGCCATGCGTCGACGTGTTGTAGCTCATCGCGCCATATGAATGCTCGCTTGTGACTTGAGTTTGAAGGGCATTTGTAGAAGAATCGGCCTGCATTTACGGCGGTAGGCCCGGCACGTCGGAGCACCATCTTACCTCCACCACACGAGCACTCTGGTGCCTGCTGGAAATTACCATCGTTGTTTTCCATCACCTGCATAGAGCACAACAGCAAGCATTTTAAGGACTCTACAGATGTTCGAGCAAGTGATTGTAACGCACAGAAATAACCCAAGCATTCCAATATTCGAACCAAGATTTTTCCATTCCAAAAAACGAAAGCAGCTACTGCACTAACAATCTACATTCAGCTCACAACACACAACAAGTTCGGGGCATGAATTTAGTCCTTTTATCCTACACAATTCCTTAAATAGACCAACTCCCAAATTCATATTCGATAGCTTACAAATAGTAACACATATGCAGTTCAACTAGCAGTGTATTGATTCCACATAGAAAGTGCTAATTCATCCCTAGATGCAGTCCACTCTGTTGAAGGTTCCACGATATCCACGAACTCTTCTTGATGATTTGGTTCAACTTCAACAGCTTCGTCAGGTAAATTGTTGAACTGTTGTTCGATGGGGTCTACCGGCATCTCTCCCCGGATGAAGTTATTCAAAACGAAACATGCCATGATCAAGCGAATCTGCACCTTAATGGGGTAATACGATGCACTACGTAGTATCCCCCATCTCATTTTCATGACGCCGAATGCGCGCTCTATTATGTTACGCGCCTTTGCATATCTTAAGTTGAAAAGTTCTTGATAATTTTGTGGTCTACCGGCCAATGGACCCCACTCCTTAAGGTGATAGCGAACACCTTTGTACGGTGCAAGGAATCCCTCGCAATTAGGATAGCCGTTATCGCACAAATAAAAATTTCctatacaaaaatataatgaacaccagttaattaacattaatcaaGCTGAAAAGGCAGGAGTCAGTTAATGCGTCCTCATA
It contains:
- the LOC130996154 gene encoding uncharacterized protein LOC130996154 translates to MSEATGQDSSEGGRCKTSKSDKTRRSWTLKEEEILLVSLKELVVQGWKADNGFRAGYLNKLEVSMRTAFPGTDLRGMPHINSKISAWKKNHNSLRDALKFSGVGFNLNGTFMLDCNNEQWEMIVQRDNNASRMRFKSWPMFESWKEVFGNDRATGDNAEDVMEAVHKMYQADNLANGGMDGAPTPTSAEDASTDEAEDSVCQVQKEHAAAKTKNKKRKATDENNMMAAVLREIGHETGGRLGDLATRVGYEFDLGMARQTVFDQLGKIPGLDINEKFDICEILADKVQRLEIFIGLPDEAKPHYIARLLQSRRSENRSHPNA